A DNA window from Lentimicrobiaceae bacterium contains the following coding sequences:
- a CDS encoding CoA transferase subunit A — MNKTVKNATEAIEGIADGMTLMVGGFGLSGIPENSINALVASGVKGLTCISNNAGVDDFGLGLLLQNHQIHKMISSYVGENAEFERQLLSGELEVELIPQGTLAERCRAGGAGIPAFFVPAGYGTEVAEGKEVREYNGKPHLLEMALTADFALVKAWKGDTHGNLIYRHTANNFNQAMATAGKITIAEVEELVEAGKLDPNQIHTPGIFVQRIFQGVDYEKRIERLTEKE; from the coding sequence ATGAATAAAACAGTAAAAAACGCAACAGAAGCCATTGAAGGCATTGCCGACGGCATGACGCTGATGGTTGGCGGGTTCGGACTCAGCGGCATCCCCGAAAACAGCATTAACGCACTGGTTGCCAGCGGTGTAAAAGGACTTACCTGTATTTCGAACAACGCCGGCGTGGATGATTTTGGGCTGGGTTTGCTGCTGCAGAACCATCAAATACATAAAATGATTTCGTCGTACGTGGGCGAAAATGCCGAATTTGAACGGCAGTTGCTTTCAGGCGAGCTGGAGGTTGAGCTGATACCCCAGGGAACACTGGCAGAGCGTTGCCGCGCTGGTGGAGCCGGCATTCCTGCCTTCTTCGTTCCGGCCGGATACGGTACCGAAGTGGCCGAAGGGAAAGAGGTGCGTGAATATAACGGCAAACCTCACCTGCTCGAAATGGCCCTTACCGCCGACTTTGCGCTGGTAAAAGCCTGGAAAGGCGACACCCACGGAAACCTGATTTATCGCCATACCGCCAACAATTTTAACCAGGCAATGGCTACAGCCGGCAAAATTACCATTGCCGAGGTGGAAGAATTGGTTGAAGCCGGCAAACTTGATCCCAACCAGATACATACCCCCGGAATTTTTGTTCAACGGATTTTTCAGGGAGTTGATTATGAGAAGAGGATTGAACGGTTGACGGAGAAGGAATAA